The Canis aureus isolate CA01 chromosome 24, VMU_Caureus_v.1.0, whole genome shotgun sequence genome includes a window with the following:
- the CKAP2 gene encoding cytoskeleton-associated protein 2 isoform X9, translating into MLQRKTFFAYKQENHISSSTGQKVMNSEGQIQEETKVLKFKTKMAGKENVSRLPVNKNNITMGKNCIPLRPSNELANLTMIIDTHNLEDNNHTRQSVPIEDGPQSQHMTLSQMFHLKNNSKKKQISTEKPKQDANMPKKLVLGSYNGQIVQSKINSFRKPLPVRDESSVATKKLSATIPKAPEPLPADTSSFTVRSHRAPNVMTTTRPVSTASQDRRLVRPPIRSHCNSAQDPVKQGIRRSLTIRKGPQEKELLQLNTVSSSAKTSSQDVERKTTVSRSLMSKIVARPASSFNTRLIQKSKSIDPCRPSVAKATIDRSIHPKETAEERKARLSEWKASKRKMIKRPPSSGVTQSEPEGRNEKSSGSFWTTMVEEDEQRLFTEKVNKTFSECLNLINEGCPKEEILVILNDLIKDIPDAKKLVKYWICLARIEPLTSPIENIITIYEKAILAGAQPIEEMRHVIADILTMKSQEKVKYACWISQDVSGENVEACATKEYIQDVSSEDIGVNLESGKPETEKKPRNVVFQDDEKKQDDKTKYLTNDVKTPSAETGGSCLIKYNVSTTPYLQSIKKKIQFDNTDSTFKELKFLTPVRRSQRIQEKTSKLPDMLKDHYPCVSSLEQLTELGGETDAFVCRPNTALCPMYSETGTAQEK; encoded by the exons ATGTTACAAAGAAAAACGTTTTTTGCATATAAACAGGAAAATCAtatatccag tagtaCAGGCCAGAAAGTGATGAACTCTGAAGGCCAGATCCAGGAAGAGACAAAAGttctgaaattcaaaacaaaaatg GCTGGTAAAGAAAATGTCAGTAGACTTCCTgtgaacaaaaataatataactaTGGGGAAAAATTGTATTCCTTTAAGACCTTCTAATGAATTAGCCAATTTAACAATGATAATTGACACACATAATTTGGAGGATAATAATCACACAAGACAGTCGGTACCAATTGAAGATGGCCCTCAAAGTCAACACATGACATTGAGCCAAATGTTTCATCttaaaaacaacagtaaaaagaaacaaatatctaCAGAAAAACCAAAGCAAGATGCTAACATGCCTAAGAAGCTTGTGCTTGGGTCTTACAATGGTCAAATTGTTCAATCTAAGATTAATTCATTTAGAAAGCCCCTACCAGTCAGAGATGAGAGTTCTGTAGCAACAAAGAAACTTTCAGCTACTATCCCTAAAGCCCCAGAGCCTCTGCCCGCAGACACCAGCAGTTTCACAGTGAGAAGTCACAGAGCCCCAAACGTGATGACCACCACTCGACCTGTGAGCACTGCCTCTCAGGACAGACGGCTGGTGCGGCCTCCTATCAGAAGTCACTGCAACAGTGCTCAGGACCCTGTGAAACAAGGCATCAGGAGAAGTCTTACAATCCGGAAAGGGCCTCAGGAGAAGGAATTACTGCAATTAAACACAGTTTCATCTAGTGCCAAAACCAGTTCTCAGGATGTAGAGAGAAAGACGACAGTGTCAAGAAGCCTGATGTCCAAAATTGTAGCCAGACCTGCTTCATCTTTTAACACCAGACTGATCCAGAAGTCAAAAAGCATTGACCCTTGCAGACCCTCTGTAGCAAAAGCAACTATTGATAGATCAATTCATCCCAAAGAAACAGCAGAAGAGAGAAA AGCTCGTCTGAGTGAGTGGAAAgctagcaaaagaaaaatgataaaaagaccTCCTAGCTCAGGAGTTACCCAGTCTGAGCCCGAAGGGCGAAATGAAAAATCATCTGGGTCCTTCTGGACTACCATGGTAGAAGAAGATGAGCAAAGATTATTTACTGAAAAAGTGAACAAGACATTTTCTGAATGCCTAAATCTGATTAATGAG GGATgcccaaaagaagaaatattagtCATACTCAATGACCTGATTAAAGATATTCCAGATGCTAAAAAACTTGTTAAATATTGGATATGCCTTGCACGTATTGAACCACTCACAAGTCCTATTGAAAATATCATCACAATCTATGAGAAAGCTATTTTGGCAGGGGCTCAG ccTATCGAAGAAATGCGACATGTAATTGCAGATATTTTAACAATGAAGAGTCAAGAAAAAGTCAAATAtg CTTGCTGGATTTCTCAAGATGTCTCAG GAGAAAATGTTGAGGCTTGTGCAACCAAGGAATACATCCAGGATGTCAGCAGTGAAGATATAGGTGTTAATCTAGAGTCAGGAAAACCAGAAACGGAAAAGAAACCTAGAAATGTGGTATTTCAAGATgatgaaaaaaagcaagatgacaaaacaaaatatctaACCAATGATGTTAAAACCCCCAGTGCAGAAACTGGAGGGAGTTGcttaattaaatataatgtgtCTACTACACCATACCTACAAAG tataaaaaagaagatacagtTTGACAATACAGATTCTACATTTAAAGAGCTAAAGTTTCTAACACCAGTTAGACGTTCTCAACGTATTCAAGAGAAAACTTCTAAATTGCCAGATATGTTAAAAGACCATTATCCATGTGTGTCTTCACTGGAGCAGTTAACAGAGTTGGGAGGTGAAACTGATGCTTTTGTATGCCGTCCTAACACAGCCCTATGCCCGATGTACTCAGAGACTGGAACAGcacaagagaaataa
- the CKAP2 gene encoding cytoskeleton-associated protein 2 isoform X6, with product MSGPAVPQELRLPPSQSTQPAFREQKQKLKERMLQRKTFFAYKQENHISSSTGQKVMNSEGQIQEETKVLKFKTKMAGKENVSRLPVNKNNITMGKNCIPLRPSNELANLTMIIDTHNLEDNNHTRQSVPIEDGPQSQHMTLSQMFHLKNNSKKKQISTEKPKQDANMPKKLVLGSYNGQIVQSKINSFRKPLPVRDESSVATKKLSATIPKAPEPLPADTSSFTVRSHRAPNVMTTTRPVSTASQDRRLVRPPIRSHCNSAQDPVKQGIRRSLTIRKGPQEKELLQLNTVSSSAKTSSQDVERKTTVSRSLMSKIVARPASSFNTRLIQKSKSIDPCRPSVAKATIDRSIHPKETAEERKARLSEWKASKRKMIKRPPSSGVTQSEPEGRNEKSSGSFWTTMVEEDEQRLFTEKVNKTFSECLNLINEGCPKEEILVILNDLIKDIPDAKKLVKYWICLARIEPLTSPIENIITIYEKAILAGAQPIEEMRHVIADILTMKSQEKVKYGENVEACATKEYIQDVSSEDIGVNLESGKPETEKKPRNVVFQDDEKKQDDKTKYLTNDVKTPSAETGGSCLIKYNVSTTPYLQSIKKKIQFDNTDSTFKELKFLTPVRRSQRIQEKTSKLPDMLKDHYPCVSSLEQLTELGGETDAFVCRPNTALCPMYSETGTAQEK from the exons ATGAGCGGCCCAGCCGTGCCCCAGGAGCTGCGGCTGCCCCCGAGCCAGAGCACTCAGCCCGCGTTCAGAG aacaaaaacaaaaactcaaggAACGGATGTTACAAAGAAAAACGTTTTTTGCATATAAACAGGAAAATCAtatatccag tagtaCAGGCCAGAAAGTGATGAACTCTGAAGGCCAGATCCAGGAAGAGACAAAAGttctgaaattcaaaacaaaaatg GCTGGTAAAGAAAATGTCAGTAGACTTCCTgtgaacaaaaataatataactaTGGGGAAAAATTGTATTCCTTTAAGACCTTCTAATGAATTAGCCAATTTAACAATGATAATTGACACACATAATTTGGAGGATAATAATCACACAAGACAGTCGGTACCAATTGAAGATGGCCCTCAAAGTCAACACATGACATTGAGCCAAATGTTTCATCttaaaaacaacagtaaaaagaaacaaatatctaCAGAAAAACCAAAGCAAGATGCTAACATGCCTAAGAAGCTTGTGCTTGGGTCTTACAATGGTCAAATTGTTCAATCTAAGATTAATTCATTTAGAAAGCCCCTACCAGTCAGAGATGAGAGTTCTGTAGCAACAAAGAAACTTTCAGCTACTATCCCTAAAGCCCCAGAGCCTCTGCCCGCAGACACCAGCAGTTTCACAGTGAGAAGTCACAGAGCCCCAAACGTGATGACCACCACTCGACCTGTGAGCACTGCCTCTCAGGACAGACGGCTGGTGCGGCCTCCTATCAGAAGTCACTGCAACAGTGCTCAGGACCCTGTGAAACAAGGCATCAGGAGAAGTCTTACAATCCGGAAAGGGCCTCAGGAGAAGGAATTACTGCAATTAAACACAGTTTCATCTAGTGCCAAAACCAGTTCTCAGGATGTAGAGAGAAAGACGACAGTGTCAAGAAGCCTGATGTCCAAAATTGTAGCCAGACCTGCTTCATCTTTTAACACCAGACTGATCCAGAAGTCAAAAAGCATTGACCCTTGCAGACCCTCTGTAGCAAAAGCAACTATTGATAGATCAATTCATCCCAAAGAAACAGCAGAAGAGAGAAA AGCTCGTCTGAGTGAGTGGAAAgctagcaaaagaaaaatgataaaaagaccTCCTAGCTCAGGAGTTACCCAGTCTGAGCCCGAAGGGCGAAATGAAAAATCATCTGGGTCCTTCTGGACTACCATGGTAGAAGAAGATGAGCAAAGATTATTTACTGAAAAAGTGAACAAGACATTTTCTGAATGCCTAAATCTGATTAATGAG GGATgcccaaaagaagaaatattagtCATACTCAATGACCTGATTAAAGATATTCCAGATGCTAAAAAACTTGTTAAATATTGGATATGCCTTGCACGTATTGAACCACTCACAAGTCCTATTGAAAATATCATCACAATCTATGAGAAAGCTATTTTGGCAGGGGCTCAG ccTATCGAAGAAATGCGACATGTAATTGCAGATATTTTAACAATGAAGAGTCAAGAAAAAGTCAAATAtg GAGAAAATGTTGAGGCTTGTGCAACCAAGGAATACATCCAGGATGTCAGCAGTGAAGATATAGGTGTTAATCTAGAGTCAGGAAAACCAGAAACGGAAAAGAAACCTAGAAATGTGGTATTTCAAGATgatgaaaaaaagcaagatgacaaaacaaaatatctaACCAATGATGTTAAAACCCCCAGTGCAGAAACTGGAGGGAGTTGcttaattaaatataatgtgtCTACTACACCATACCTACAAAG tataaaaaagaagatacagtTTGACAATACAGATTCTACATTTAAAGAGCTAAAGTTTCTAACACCAGTTAGACGTTCTCAACGTATTCAAGAGAAAACTTCTAAATTGCCAGATATGTTAAAAGACCATTATCCATGTGTGTCTTCACTGGAGCAGTTAACAGAGTTGGGAGGTGAAACTGATGCTTTTGTATGCCGTCCTAACACAGCCCTATGCCCGATGTACTCAGAGACTGGAACAGcacaagagaaataa
- the CKAP2 gene encoding cytoskeleton-associated protein 2 isoform X10: MLQRKTFFAYKQENHISSTGQKVMNSEGQIQEETKVLKFKTKMAGKENVSRLPVNKNNITMGKNCIPLRPSNELANLTMIIDTHNLEDNNHTRQSVPIEDGPQSQHMTLSQMFHLKNNSKKKQISTEKPKQDANMPKKLVLGSYNGQIVQSKINSFRKPLPVRDESSVATKKLSATIPKAPEPLPADTSSFTVRSHRAPNVMTTTRPVSTASQDRRLVRPPIRSHCNSAQDPVKQGIRRSLTIRKGPQEKELLQLNTVSSSAKTSSQDVERKTTVSRSLMSKIVARPASSFNTRLIQKSKSIDPCRPSVAKATIDRSIHPKETAEERKARLSEWKASKRKMIKRPPSSGVTQSEPEGRNEKSSGSFWTTMVEEDEQRLFTEKVNKTFSECLNLINEGCPKEEILVILNDLIKDIPDAKKLVKYWICLARIEPLTSPIENIITIYEKAILAGAQPIEEMRHVIADILTMKSQEKVKYACWISQDVSGENVEACATKEYIQDVSSEDIGVNLESGKPETEKKPRNVVFQDDEKKQDDKTKYLTNDVKTPSAETGGSCLIKYNVSTTPYLQSIKKKIQFDNTDSTFKELKFLTPVRRSQRIQEKTSKLPDMLKDHYPCVSSLEQLTELGGETDAFVCRPNTALCPMYSETGTAQEK, translated from the exons ATGTTACAAAGAAAAACGTTTTTTGCATATAAACAGGAAAATCAtatatccag taCAGGCCAGAAAGTGATGAACTCTGAAGGCCAGATCCAGGAAGAGACAAAAGttctgaaattcaaaacaaaaatg GCTGGTAAAGAAAATGTCAGTAGACTTCCTgtgaacaaaaataatataactaTGGGGAAAAATTGTATTCCTTTAAGACCTTCTAATGAATTAGCCAATTTAACAATGATAATTGACACACATAATTTGGAGGATAATAATCACACAAGACAGTCGGTACCAATTGAAGATGGCCCTCAAAGTCAACACATGACATTGAGCCAAATGTTTCATCttaaaaacaacagtaaaaagaaacaaatatctaCAGAAAAACCAAAGCAAGATGCTAACATGCCTAAGAAGCTTGTGCTTGGGTCTTACAATGGTCAAATTGTTCAATCTAAGATTAATTCATTTAGAAAGCCCCTACCAGTCAGAGATGAGAGTTCTGTAGCAACAAAGAAACTTTCAGCTACTATCCCTAAAGCCCCAGAGCCTCTGCCCGCAGACACCAGCAGTTTCACAGTGAGAAGTCACAGAGCCCCAAACGTGATGACCACCACTCGACCTGTGAGCACTGCCTCTCAGGACAGACGGCTGGTGCGGCCTCCTATCAGAAGTCACTGCAACAGTGCTCAGGACCCTGTGAAACAAGGCATCAGGAGAAGTCTTACAATCCGGAAAGGGCCTCAGGAGAAGGAATTACTGCAATTAAACACAGTTTCATCTAGTGCCAAAACCAGTTCTCAGGATGTAGAGAGAAAGACGACAGTGTCAAGAAGCCTGATGTCCAAAATTGTAGCCAGACCTGCTTCATCTTTTAACACCAGACTGATCCAGAAGTCAAAAAGCATTGACCCTTGCAGACCCTCTGTAGCAAAAGCAACTATTGATAGATCAATTCATCCCAAAGAAACAGCAGAAGAGAGAAA AGCTCGTCTGAGTGAGTGGAAAgctagcaaaagaaaaatgataaaaagaccTCCTAGCTCAGGAGTTACCCAGTCTGAGCCCGAAGGGCGAAATGAAAAATCATCTGGGTCCTTCTGGACTACCATGGTAGAAGAAGATGAGCAAAGATTATTTACTGAAAAAGTGAACAAGACATTTTCTGAATGCCTAAATCTGATTAATGAG GGATgcccaaaagaagaaatattagtCATACTCAATGACCTGATTAAAGATATTCCAGATGCTAAAAAACTTGTTAAATATTGGATATGCCTTGCACGTATTGAACCACTCACAAGTCCTATTGAAAATATCATCACAATCTATGAGAAAGCTATTTTGGCAGGGGCTCAG ccTATCGAAGAAATGCGACATGTAATTGCAGATATTTTAACAATGAAGAGTCAAGAAAAAGTCAAATAtg CTTGCTGGATTTCTCAAGATGTCTCAG GAGAAAATGTTGAGGCTTGTGCAACCAAGGAATACATCCAGGATGTCAGCAGTGAAGATATAGGTGTTAATCTAGAGTCAGGAAAACCAGAAACGGAAAAGAAACCTAGAAATGTGGTATTTCAAGATgatgaaaaaaagcaagatgacaaaacaaaatatctaACCAATGATGTTAAAACCCCCAGTGCAGAAACTGGAGGGAGTTGcttaattaaatataatgtgtCTACTACACCATACCTACAAAG tataaaaaagaagatacagtTTGACAATACAGATTCTACATTTAAAGAGCTAAAGTTTCTAACACCAGTTAGACGTTCTCAACGTATTCAAGAGAAAACTTCTAAATTGCCAGATATGTTAAAAGACCATTATCCATGTGTGTCTTCACTGGAGCAGTTAACAGAGTTGGGAGGTGAAACTGATGCTTTTGTATGCCGTCCTAACACAGCCCTATGCCCGATGTACTCAGAGACTGGAACAGcacaagagaaataa
- the CKAP2 gene encoding cytoskeleton-associated protein 2 isoform X4, whose protein sequence is MSGPAVPQELRLPPSQSTQPAFREQKQKLKERMLQRKTFFAYKQENHISSSTGQKVMNSEGQIQEETKVLKFKTKMAGKENVSRLPVNKNNITMGKNCIPLRPSNELANLTMIIDTHNLEDNNHTRQSVPIEDGPQSQHMTLSQMFHLKNNSKKKQISTEKPKQDANMPKKLVLGSYNGQIVQSKINSFRKPLPVRDESSVATKKLSATIPKAPEPLPADTSSFTVRSHRAPNVMTTTRPVSTASQDRRLVRPPIRSHCNSAQDPVKQGIRRSLTIRKGPQEKELLQLNTVSSSAKTSSQDVERKTTVSRSLMSKIVARPASSFNTRLIQKSKSIDPCRPSVAKATIDRSIHPKETAEERKARLSEWKASKRKMIKRPPSSGVTQSEPEGRNEKSSGSFWTTMVEEDEQRLFTEKVNKTFSECLNLINEGCPKEEILVILNDLIKDIPDAKKLVKYWICLARIEPLTSPIENIITIYEKAILAGAQPIEEMRHVIADILTMKSQEKVKYACWISQDVSGENVEACATKEYIQDVSSEDIGVNLESGKPETEKKPRNVVFQDDEKKQDDKTKYLTNDVKTPSAETGGSCLIKYNVSTTPYLQSIKKKIQFDNTDSTFKELKFLTPVRRSQRIQEKTSKLPDMLKDHYPCVSSLEQLTELGGETDAFVCRPNTALCPMYSETGTAQEK, encoded by the exons ATGAGCGGCCCAGCCGTGCCCCAGGAGCTGCGGCTGCCCCCGAGCCAGAGCACTCAGCCCGCGTTCAGAG aacaaaaacaaaaactcaaggAACGGATGTTACAAAGAAAAACGTTTTTTGCATATAAACAGGAAAATCAtatatccag tagtaCAGGCCAGAAAGTGATGAACTCTGAAGGCCAGATCCAGGAAGAGACAAAAGttctgaaattcaaaacaaaaatg GCTGGTAAAGAAAATGTCAGTAGACTTCCTgtgaacaaaaataatataactaTGGGGAAAAATTGTATTCCTTTAAGACCTTCTAATGAATTAGCCAATTTAACAATGATAATTGACACACATAATTTGGAGGATAATAATCACACAAGACAGTCGGTACCAATTGAAGATGGCCCTCAAAGTCAACACATGACATTGAGCCAAATGTTTCATCttaaaaacaacagtaaaaagaaacaaatatctaCAGAAAAACCAAAGCAAGATGCTAACATGCCTAAGAAGCTTGTGCTTGGGTCTTACAATGGTCAAATTGTTCAATCTAAGATTAATTCATTTAGAAAGCCCCTACCAGTCAGAGATGAGAGTTCTGTAGCAACAAAGAAACTTTCAGCTACTATCCCTAAAGCCCCAGAGCCTCTGCCCGCAGACACCAGCAGTTTCACAGTGAGAAGTCACAGAGCCCCAAACGTGATGACCACCACTCGACCTGTGAGCACTGCCTCTCAGGACAGACGGCTGGTGCGGCCTCCTATCAGAAGTCACTGCAACAGTGCTCAGGACCCTGTGAAACAAGGCATCAGGAGAAGTCTTACAATCCGGAAAGGGCCTCAGGAGAAGGAATTACTGCAATTAAACACAGTTTCATCTAGTGCCAAAACCAGTTCTCAGGATGTAGAGAGAAAGACGACAGTGTCAAGAAGCCTGATGTCCAAAATTGTAGCCAGACCTGCTTCATCTTTTAACACCAGACTGATCCAGAAGTCAAAAAGCATTGACCCTTGCAGACCCTCTGTAGCAAAAGCAACTATTGATAGATCAATTCATCCCAAAGAAACAGCAGAAGAGAGAAA AGCTCGTCTGAGTGAGTGGAAAgctagcaaaagaaaaatgataaaaagaccTCCTAGCTCAGGAGTTACCCAGTCTGAGCCCGAAGGGCGAAATGAAAAATCATCTGGGTCCTTCTGGACTACCATGGTAGAAGAAGATGAGCAAAGATTATTTACTGAAAAAGTGAACAAGACATTTTCTGAATGCCTAAATCTGATTAATGAG GGATgcccaaaagaagaaatattagtCATACTCAATGACCTGATTAAAGATATTCCAGATGCTAAAAAACTTGTTAAATATTGGATATGCCTTGCACGTATTGAACCACTCACAAGTCCTATTGAAAATATCATCACAATCTATGAGAAAGCTATTTTGGCAGGGGCTCAG ccTATCGAAGAAATGCGACATGTAATTGCAGATATTTTAACAATGAAGAGTCAAGAAAAAGTCAAATAtg CTTGCTGGATTTCTCAAGATGTCTCAG GAGAAAATGTTGAGGCTTGTGCAACCAAGGAATACATCCAGGATGTCAGCAGTGAAGATATAGGTGTTAATCTAGAGTCAGGAAAACCAGAAACGGAAAAGAAACCTAGAAATGTGGTATTTCAAGATgatgaaaaaaagcaagatgacaaaacaaaatatctaACCAATGATGTTAAAACCCCCAGTGCAGAAACTGGAGGGAGTTGcttaattaaatataatgtgtCTACTACACCATACCTACAAAG tataaaaaagaagatacagtTTGACAATACAGATTCTACATTTAAAGAGCTAAAGTTTCTAACACCAGTTAGACGTTCTCAACGTATTCAAGAGAAAACTTCTAAATTGCCAGATATGTTAAAAGACCATTATCCATGTGTGTCTTCACTGGAGCAGTTAACAGAGTTGGGAGGTGAAACTGATGCTTTTGTATGCCGTCCTAACACAGCCCTATGCCCGATGTACTCAGAGACTGGAACAGcacaagagaaataa
- the CKAP2 gene encoding cytoskeleton-associated protein 2 isoform X5 — translation MSGPAVPQELRLPPSQSTQPAFREQKQKLKERMLQRKTFFAYKQENHISSTGQKVMNSEGQIQEETKVLKFKTKMAGKENVSRLPVNKNNITMGKNCIPLRPSNELANLTMIIDTHNLEDNNHTRQSVPIEDGPQSQHMTLSQMFHLKNNSKKKQISTEKPKQDANMPKKLVLGSYNGQIVQSKINSFRKPLPVRDESSVATKKLSATIPKAPEPLPADTSSFTVRSHRAPNVMTTTRPVSTASQDRRLVRPPIRSHCNSAQDPVKQGIRRSLTIRKGPQEKELLQLNTVSSSAKTSSQDVERKTTVSRSLMSKIVARPASSFNTRLIQKSKSIDPCRPSVAKATIDRSIHPKETAEERKARLSEWKASKRKMIKRPPSSGVTQSEPEGRNEKSSGSFWTTMVEEDEQRLFTEKVNKTFSECLNLINEGCPKEEILVILNDLIKDIPDAKKLVKYWICLARIEPLTSPIENIITIYEKAILAGAQPIEEMRHVIADILTMKSQEKVKYACWISQDVSGENVEACATKEYIQDVSSEDIGVNLESGKPETEKKPRNVVFQDDEKKQDDKTKYLTNDVKTPSAETGGSCLIKYNVSTTPYLQSIKKKIQFDNTDSTFKELKFLTPVRRSQRIQEKTSKLPDMLKDHYPCVSSLEQLTELGGETDAFVCRPNTALCPMYSETGTAQEK, via the exons ATGAGCGGCCCAGCCGTGCCCCAGGAGCTGCGGCTGCCCCCGAGCCAGAGCACTCAGCCCGCGTTCAGAG aacaaaaacaaaaactcaaggAACGGATGTTACAAAGAAAAACGTTTTTTGCATATAAACAGGAAAATCAtatatccag taCAGGCCAGAAAGTGATGAACTCTGAAGGCCAGATCCAGGAAGAGACAAAAGttctgaaattcaaaacaaaaatg GCTGGTAAAGAAAATGTCAGTAGACTTCCTgtgaacaaaaataatataactaTGGGGAAAAATTGTATTCCTTTAAGACCTTCTAATGAATTAGCCAATTTAACAATGATAATTGACACACATAATTTGGAGGATAATAATCACACAAGACAGTCGGTACCAATTGAAGATGGCCCTCAAAGTCAACACATGACATTGAGCCAAATGTTTCATCttaaaaacaacagtaaaaagaaacaaatatctaCAGAAAAACCAAAGCAAGATGCTAACATGCCTAAGAAGCTTGTGCTTGGGTCTTACAATGGTCAAATTGTTCAATCTAAGATTAATTCATTTAGAAAGCCCCTACCAGTCAGAGATGAGAGTTCTGTAGCAACAAAGAAACTTTCAGCTACTATCCCTAAAGCCCCAGAGCCTCTGCCCGCAGACACCAGCAGTTTCACAGTGAGAAGTCACAGAGCCCCAAACGTGATGACCACCACTCGACCTGTGAGCACTGCCTCTCAGGACAGACGGCTGGTGCGGCCTCCTATCAGAAGTCACTGCAACAGTGCTCAGGACCCTGTGAAACAAGGCATCAGGAGAAGTCTTACAATCCGGAAAGGGCCTCAGGAGAAGGAATTACTGCAATTAAACACAGTTTCATCTAGTGCCAAAACCAGTTCTCAGGATGTAGAGAGAAAGACGACAGTGTCAAGAAGCCTGATGTCCAAAATTGTAGCCAGACCTGCTTCATCTTTTAACACCAGACTGATCCAGAAGTCAAAAAGCATTGACCCTTGCAGACCCTCTGTAGCAAAAGCAACTATTGATAGATCAATTCATCCCAAAGAAACAGCAGAAGAGAGAAA AGCTCGTCTGAGTGAGTGGAAAgctagcaaaagaaaaatgataaaaagaccTCCTAGCTCAGGAGTTACCCAGTCTGAGCCCGAAGGGCGAAATGAAAAATCATCTGGGTCCTTCTGGACTACCATGGTAGAAGAAGATGAGCAAAGATTATTTACTGAAAAAGTGAACAAGACATTTTCTGAATGCCTAAATCTGATTAATGAG GGATgcccaaaagaagaaatattagtCATACTCAATGACCTGATTAAAGATATTCCAGATGCTAAAAAACTTGTTAAATATTGGATATGCCTTGCACGTATTGAACCACTCACAAGTCCTATTGAAAATATCATCACAATCTATGAGAAAGCTATTTTGGCAGGGGCTCAG ccTATCGAAGAAATGCGACATGTAATTGCAGATATTTTAACAATGAAGAGTCAAGAAAAAGTCAAATAtg CTTGCTGGATTTCTCAAGATGTCTCAG GAGAAAATGTTGAGGCTTGTGCAACCAAGGAATACATCCAGGATGTCAGCAGTGAAGATATAGGTGTTAATCTAGAGTCAGGAAAACCAGAAACGGAAAAGAAACCTAGAAATGTGGTATTTCAAGATgatgaaaaaaagcaagatgacaaaacaaaatatctaACCAATGATGTTAAAACCCCCAGTGCAGAAACTGGAGGGAGTTGcttaattaaatataatgtgtCTACTACACCATACCTACAAAG tataaaaaagaagatacagtTTGACAATACAGATTCTACATTTAAAGAGCTAAAGTTTCTAACACCAGTTAGACGTTCTCAACGTATTCAAGAGAAAACTTCTAAATTGCCAGATATGTTAAAAGACCATTATCCATGTGTGTCTTCACTGGAGCAGTTAACAGAGTTGGGAGGTGAAACTGATGCTTTTGTATGCCGTCCTAACACAGCCCTATGCCCGATGTACTCAGAGACTGGAACAGcacaagagaaataa